A window of Fusarium musae strain F31 chromosome 1, whole genome shotgun sequence genomic DNA:
AAGAGTGAAAATTGTGGTGTGTTGGGAAAAGGTTATACAACGGCTTGCTTCACAAGGCGGCAGAAGCTCTTACGTCGTCCAGCTGTGATATGCATAGAATGGAGTTACCTAAGATAGGAAGCTTGGGCCCACCTACACCTTGGGTAGCTCAATGACGCTCGAGGAGCGGCTAGCGGAGAGAATTAATCCGGTACTTTTTCCGCCCCTCACTTAGTCTTCAGTGGTGAGCCCCAGTCAAAGCAGATTAGGTGAAAAATCTCATAAACCCCACCTGGACATCGACCAGACAACCCGTTTTCCTTTCTCACATCTCTCCCAGCTCTACAAATACCCgacctttctcttctttccgaCTTGACTTTTCACATCCTTCAAAATGGGCTTCACCGATCTCGTTTCCGATGCTGGGCTTACCGGTATGTCCCTGGCCTCATAGTTTTCTTGCGCCTCTCTTTTCCGCACCATGGACACTGACACCTGAAATCAGTGCTCAACAGCTGGTTGAGCACCCGCTCTTACATTGTTGGGTATGTATTGAACCGTTCTAAACCTCGCACAATCTTTCTCCTTTTTCGAACTTGTATGATGAGATAAATTGGTCCGTGTTTCGGAGGCGGACTCAAGACCCGCCGTTTGACGAAACAACAAGCACTTGTGCACCTCTGAGTAGTTTTCAAAACACCCGCTGTTTTCTCAAAACTAGTTGAGAATATGTGCTAATACATTCTCCCAGCCAATCTGCCTCTCAGGCTGATGTCGCTACCTTCAAGGCTCTCTCTAGCGCTCCCGACGCTGAGAAGTACCCCCACGCCGCTCGATGGTACAAGCACATTGCTAGCTACGAGAGCCAGTTCGCTACCCTCCCcggtgatgctgctgctcccTACACCACCTACGGCCCTGAGACCGCTGAGGTGACCATCAACCCCGCCCAGGCtcctgagaaggctgagggaggtgatgacgacgatgtcgACTTGTTCGGcagcgacgacgaggaggaggatgaggaggccGCTCGCGTCCGTGAGGAGCGTCTTGCTGagtacaagaagaagaaggaggccaaGCCTAAGACCATCGCTAAGTCCGTCGTCACTCTTGACGTTAAGCCTTGGGGTATGTTTTCTCCCTTCGTCCTTTCAACAATTCCCATGCTAACGATGCTTAGATGATGAGACTGATATGGTTGCCCTCGAGGCTGCCGTCCGTGCTATTGAGAAGGACGGCCTCGTCTGGGGTGCTTCCAAGCTCGTCCCCGTGGGCTTCGGTGTTAAGAAGCTCCAGATTAAcatggttgttgaggacGAGAAGATTTCCGTTGCCGacctcgaggaggagatccaagagcttgaggattaCGTCCAGTCCACTGACGTTGCTGCCATGCAGaagctataaaaagtctGCGTAAACTACGTCAAAATTATGATGAGGCACGACGGCGAGGACTGATGACCAATGGGATCTTATGACTTCGAATGAGCTACGTACAGGTGGAAAAGTCATGAATCCTACCCCATCGTACCGACCATAGATTATGAAAATGAAAACAAATATGACTGAGTATAATACTCGTTACCAGTAGCTTTGAGGATGTTTCATCCGGCAAGTTGCAGCCACTCGTATGTGATAAAGCATCCACGTTGatgagaaaggaaaaaaaaaaagtcatACCCCACTATTATCAACCCCTCTGACTCAGGGGAATGTGAGGGGTCTCGATGCAAATAACAACCACCTGCACCGACCttgatacctaggtaggcaggtACCTTAATGAATCGTATCGCTTTAAGCCATATTACAGCGGGGTAAAACTCGACTTGTCGCGCGTGTCCATGCAGCTCGCTAACGTAGGTTAGTCGCGGTCAACTGCCTCTACGTTACTAACGCGACATAACAATTCTTCTGTTCAAAACAAAAGTGAAGATGTCATTGCCTGGAACATAGTTCGGCCTGGCAGTCCTCAATCATCCTCGATCACTTCCCTTACTTGATTAATGTGACAGACACGAGAACAGCTTACAGGATACTGTACAAGCACATAGACCTGGACCAGCTGCATCATGTATGGAGATTTGGGCAACAAGCTGGTATTCCTTTTGTCCATATACCCCTGACACAGATCTGACATATAGACGACAGGTCCAACATGCCAAAAGAACCCAAAATTTGACCCATCTGCCTCCTTACCAGACCGAAATTGTTCGAGCGGTGACGCGAGAAGTGAGAGACCTGGACAAAGATGTTGCAGAACTTCTTGAGCCGTTTCAAGGCTCATTTGATCCAAGCGCCGACCAAGATATTGCTTGCACTCTGCTAGTAAACCACCTTTCGATGCGAAGGAACAAGCGTTGCTTGCTCGCTTACCACCGGACACGGACAGATAAGCTTGAAGAATTGGTATGGAATGGATCAGACGTGGTAGATCTGTCTGGGCAACAAGTACGGGATCCTGCGAGTGCTTCCGGCGCGGGTGGCAGTGATGCATCAAAGAGTAGTCTCAGCCCTCAAGAGGAGGAATATGTTAGACAGTACAGCGACCTGTTGGCAGCCTACAAGGGGCAATGGACAGACATCGACCTTACGGGGAGCCTAGAGCCACCACGAGACCTGTTCATCGACGTGCGAGTACTCAAGGATGCAGGTGAAATCCAAACAGAGTACGGGTGAGTTGCGCAATACCAACATCACTTGCGTCTCATGCGATGAACTGACCATGGAATCAGGGCTATAACATTGACCAAGAACAGTCAGTTTTATGTACGCCAAGGGGACGTTGAGAGACTCATTGCACAGGGCTATTTGCATAAGCTTGGATAAGAGAAAGCGGGGTCAGAACAAGTGATAGGGAGCTTGATGGTCGCATATTATTTCTAGTATTATACCCTGCGtcataaatatttataagatcACATGTCAATTTATCGCATTCGTTCATGTTCATTTCTCGTAAACATCAATTCGCTACTCGTAGCTTAATGTAGTGCGCAAGCCACGGAGAGCTTTGACTTTCCAATACAATGGTCCAAGCTGTCCATCACTTTTCAATGGACAATGTGAATGGATAATGTCTTCCGCAATGCTTGCCCCTCAAAGTTGTAGTGATGGTGGAACCTTAAGACATCATATGTTTGGTGAGGAGATACACATCCTCAGGACAACCAAATGTGATGGCCATAAGATCTACTTGATTACAAGGAAAAGAGGCACTTGACCTAATGCCTTAAGTTTCTTTCTATGATCATGCCTAAGCTGGAAAAACATCAAATGTAGATACCTCTACAGACTCTTAATCGTGCCTGGGCCATAGACAGATGCACAATTAGGAATAGATCCTCATTGGCAAGAGGATACTCACGTACTACGTAAACACGAATCCAGGATTTATGTATCTCACCATTGGCGTCCTATCATTTCTCACTTCAACATCCCCTTGCGCTAACCAACTCGGCCCGTCCGGCGAGTCTCGGCGGCCGTTACGACCAAGTTTGACATGTTTTTAGGCTTGGCGATTGTCAGTGGGTTCTAGGGCAGTCCAAGCGGATCTTTCGCCTGTGCAGATGGACGggcagaaaaaaaaaagctgcAGGACATGCAGTTCATGGCTCATGACAAGGATTCTAGAACAGATACTTCTGCTCTATGCGAAGATCAAGCCTGATTCTAGTAGCATTAGCGCATCACTATAATGAGAAATTAATGGAAACATGCCATATTTAAGCCGTTCGTTTATTGGCCGGCGACGGTAAAGCTAAACTTTTGCGTGTTTTTCACGCATTTGTTGCCTCTTCATCCCATAAACTGACTGGTTGTGAAAAACTCAATGCGGGCGTATGAGCCTTAAGTTTGATAGTGTCATGATGAGACCCACATCGCTCTGATCGCCCTGGCCATTCAGTTGCGCTACGCTACGCTGCGGCTGCGTTGCGTCGGGTTGCGGTTGGCATTCGTCACTCCATTCCCTACGAAATCCTCGCCATCTCTCTTTGTCGTGAAAGCTTCACTTGGAATGTTGATTGTCTCGCTCATATTGCTTAAATTTCCCTTGTTTTTGGACTTCGGAgggaagcagaagaagaaagaaacatTGAAAGATAGTCGACCATCGGCCTTGTGTATCACTCATGCAACAGTGCTGAAGTGAGCTGCAACCCGCGCTCATAAGTGCCTTTGCAGCCGCCCAAAGTCGATACGATGTCGTCGCCGCTCAATTTTACACCGTGGAGGAGAAGGGCTTTGAGTGCTGCTTCACAATCGGAAAACGAGCAAGCTCAATTGCAACGCGACGAGCTTTCAACTTCTCCTGTTCAGCATGGCCATAGCCCCCATGTCCCAATTGCTGCAAGACCGTCCTCTAGCTCTGCAGCTCACAGAGAACCTATCAGATCTTTCATCCATGGTTCTGTGCGAGACGGCTTAGGTATGTCACATCCTATTCTTCGTCTGCCCGCATTTTCGGCTGATTCCTCCATCTACAACAGCACCAATTGATAGTGTTCAGAACGCTTTATCTGTTCGGCAGGATACTGCAGAGCTTGCGAATTACTTGCTCTCCGACCCCAAGACACAGCAGAGTTCGACCGTTCTCCAACGTGCAAGGGTCTCTTACCAGGACTCAATTGACTCAGAGGTCATCGATGACTCATCTACGGCCGACAACACCCGCTCCTCCAGAACAATCCTCGAAGTTTCCGAGCCGCCGTCTCCAGATGGCCACGATGACGATACTGATGCGGATGCGGGACCGTCCGTACTGGCAAACCTCCTAAAGCGATCTCCTCCCCAATCGATTGCGCCAAACCAACCACaagtcgaggatgaggagccaAATGGTGACGCACGTCGACCGGACAGGGAGCAACCTCGAGTTGCACACGCAGAGGAAGCTACGGAGCAGACCCCTCTGCTCACTCGGATAACATCCGGTGGCCGGAGGTCATACTCTGACCTCGAGGGTCAAAAGCCTCAGACTAAACGACCATGGTTCAGTGGT
This region includes:
- a CDS encoding hypothetical protein (EggNog:ENOG41~BUSCO:EOG092644ZU), whose protein sequence is MGFTDLVSDAGLTVLNSWLSTRSYIVGQSASQADVATFKALSSAPDAEKYPHAARWYKHIASYESQFATLPGDAAAPYTTYGPETAEVTINPAQAPEKAEGGDDDDVDLFGSDDEEEDEEAARVREERLAEYKKKKEAKPKTIAKSVVTLDVKPWDDETDMVALEAAVRAIEKDGLVWGASKLVPVGFGVKKLQINMVVEDEKISVADLEEEIQELEDYVQSTDVAAMQKL
- the PSF1 gene encoding DNA replication protein psf1 (EggNog:ENOG41~BUSCO:EOG092648K5) — its product is MYGDLGNKLVQHAKRTQNLTHLPPYQTEIVRAVTREVRDLDKDVAELLEPFQGSFDPSADQDIACTLLVNHLSMRRNKRCLLAYHRTRTDKLEELVWNGSDVVDLSGQQVRDPASASGAGGSDASKSSLSPQEEEYVRQYSDLLAAYKGQWTDIDLTGSLEPPRDLFIDVRVLKDAGEIQTEYGAITLTKNSQFYVRQGDVERLIAQGYLHKLG